GAATCCATTGCTAAACGTCGGCCTGAGTCGCCACAGGTAGATGACCCGAATAAACACAacgatgtataataaattacagcaaAGTGTCGCAttcacataattaaataattagttaaaatagaTGAAACGACTTGGCTTTTGTGTTCATTACAAGGGAATGAAATAGGCAAATTTAGAATATCATCTACAGTgagattaaatacatttttatgttggCAATGTGTAGCAAAACTTTCTTCAACTTAAATGTATGTTGGGATGAGTTAGGTCTCCTTATGATTTTAAGTAACCAATTCTGCTTCAGGAATATCTACATACTTctggttattttttaatgcatgCAAGCAAAGAATGCAagatgtattttttaatgattttttttgtcaCAAACCCGgtagtatagtaaataatataatttaatgcggAAGCTTCATTGTAATTATGGTCTTCAAATATTTCATCGGCTTCCCAAGAACCTTCATCAATAAGTAAATCTACTTTGAGTTTCAAATTAGAAAGCTTTGGTTGTCTTATAGTCGATTcagaatgaaatatttattttaattcggaCAATGCTATTTTCGGAGCCTTGATTTATTTATCAAGAATAGTGCAATTGCCTGACTTGGGTGGGCGTAGCACagaatatatagataaaattcgaaaaatgtgtaaaaaagtAGGGCCTGTTGGGTGATCATTATAGGCCCTGCTGCTTGTCTGATCATaccaaaaaaattctaaaattcaaacagaaaaaaaattataataaattacacaaaatCATAGTTTGAgacaaatataggtacttcttATGGATCTTAGTTCATTTTGCCTGTTAATACGTAATTGAATCCAcagtcatataataaatatctgcAAAATTCTATCGATGATCGTAGTGTAACACGAAGTCCTTCCGCTGTAGAGCAAGTAAGAAATtcatttggatttatttttgaatcatgTACCAATTGTTCCCAGTTATTAAGCCAAACTTCTGCATATTCCAAAATCtgtcaattaaatatataacacataataagtattttatttcaataattattttggtaaacaataaataaagtaatacatATAAAGAATAAGaatgaatagtaataataaaaacaaatatattaataaaaataattgttaataattgttatttaatacctTAAAGTCATTACTGGATTTGGTACCTTCAGAGGTAAAACGGCGATTTAAGGGTTAATTCTATTTCTTCACTATCTCCTAAACCAATAATTTTCTTCCGCTTATAAAACTCTATACCGCAAGCCATCGATCGACTGAACACCTGAATAATAATTGGATACATTAATGcgtaaatgttattatatggtAGTAGTTACTACTTCCTAACGTACAAACATTAGATCATAAGTgagttttctataaataaatattttgaaatttatttaagttgtattgaattcttttttattattattgaatattttaaaatattttacctgtGCCATTAAACGAACTCGCATTTTCATTAAATTGGACAAATATAGATGTTCTTTAGTAACCTTTGGAATGGCACGTGCCTTGCCAGGACGAATTACATCTGCATTATAGGCCTCAAATATAATGAAACCAACTGACACTTTTCGAGCAGGATTCAccttaaattaatacatttaaacattataacattattcatactaaatattaacaaaaatattacaacatttgTTTCAAGATGTGGCGTAAGAAGGCATTGTAGTAAATCAAAAGTTAGTacattttttcatcatttttagcTTCTTCTTTATCTcgtgcttttgaaaaatatcccATGTCAGCTTGTTCTAAATGATCATTAAACGCTATCTGcaaattttctttttcatctgCTCATTCCGCATATGGAAAGTATCACATTTATTACAAGCGttctttttttggttttttcatAGACagatttaaatcataaaaaatagcTTCATATTTTGGACGGCCAATTGGTGTATCTGGATTTTGCTTATACTCTTCATACAAGCTTAACAATGTAAAATGAGAtggtagttattataaatatattttactagtaTCTCGCCGAGGTTAGTGAGTTTTATATTATGAAGGAATACTTAGTATATGCGATacttcactttttttttaaatcttgttcCAAGTGCTTTGTGAATGGTTCTCTTTTACCTCTCAAATCTTTTTGAGGTATTCCTGATTTTGATGAAATGCACTTTGCTACAACTGTATTTAGAAAGCCTTTAGTTTTACCTAGTGTACTTCAGAAACAAGAacagcaatttttttattttctccatTTATACGCAAGAAGTACtctctatttatttatttattacaatttcaacGCCGCAAGGGCATAATTACAGAAAATATGAGATAGATTAAACTAAGTTAAAAAGTACAGTGGAACTTAATTCCTAAGAGtaaattacgtaaatatatattaagtgaatacataaataatatgatgaaaatatatataaacttaacttattaaacatttataactaaaaaaaaactaaataatatgatagaaaaaatataggatttaaatattattcttaaaataagaCACGAAGATTCCCGGGTTTAGTGCCTTGCGGCTACAACCGCGGACCTCACATTAGCGCTGTGCGCTAGTCGAGAGCCGCGGAGGTTCACGGAGGGCGTAAGATGGTTTGACCCACACAGTACGCCGGCCGCGCGTCGTCTATGGACACACGAGCACCAGGCGCACACCCGTTCCCGCCGAAGTCAGGAGAGATAGCGCCCGTACCGTTGGCTGAGGCGTTCACGTGCCTTTCGCCATCCAGGTGGGATCGCAAGGCTATCCTCCTCGCTTCTCGTTTTTTGGTCACGAGCAACCTCCGGTGCATATAGCCCCACCGGTAGGCTGGGTGGGCGCTAAGGAGGTTTCTCACTCGGTAACTTTCCCCTAGATCGAGCTTGGTCTTTTAACCACAAGGTTAGCTCCCGCTAACTGCCACTCCGAAACCAAACCGCCGCCGACCACGCCACGACCGAGGTCGGGACGGGCCGTCGTGTGAGGGCGCGTCGCCAATTGCTCGGCGCCGCGGGGCTCCCCCACATCCCGAAGTACCATTCTCGCCCCCGTTAGGAAGGCACATCAATGGTGAGATGGACGGACCGAGCTTCGTCGACTAAGAGCCTCGGCTGTGATCCTACCATGATTCGGGTCGTGTACCACGGGCTCGTGGTGGGCCCTAACCTGCGGCGCTCACCGCCGGCGCGGTGGCCGCGACCCCCGAGTTTGAGGCTCGGTAGCCTATACCACGCCTCCCGGAGGCATCACCGAAGTGATCGACCCGCTCTTCTCGAGGTCGCGGTCAGAACCTCCAACACCCTAGTCCCCGGAGGTTTCGGTGTGTCCGCGCCCCAGGCGCCGGCCCCGACTGGCCAGACTCCCTTTCAGTCGCCTTTTACGACAAGCAGAGAATACTGATGCTGAATTCTGGACGGCCCCAGCAACAGGGCCGAAACTCCTCGCCCTTGGCGCATGAGCACGCCCTGGTCAGGACGCGCTCGAGCGTGCCCCACCGCTTGTGCCGCTTACACCGTGCGTGCTCATTCGGGACACCCCGAGACTATGCACTACACCGCCAGGTGTGGCTGCGTCCTGACCTCTATAGGTCCTACCTATCCGTTCTATTTTGTAGGCTTTGCTTGCTGAATTTTCTAAGTGCTTCGTACGTTCTTTTTGTGGTAAGAAAAGCTCCCCTGCCTGGGGGCCAAGGTACTCCTTTCTCCGTCATAGTTATTTTTAGTTCTTCGCGGAACTCTCGTGTCCTTGTACAGGAGAGGAGTACATGCCTCACGGACTCCGCCCCGTTTCCACAAGCGCAGTTGGGGCTAGGCTGTAGCTTGAAGCCATACAGTTTGCTTCTGAAATCTCCATGTCCAGTTAAAAATTGCGTCGTATAATGGTCTAAAGTTAGCGGGAGTCCACACCGTCTTGCTACGTCTGGGATCATGAACTTCGTCCACTCCCCCTTGTCGACTGAGTCGTACCTGACCTGCCATTCGTCCATGAGTGCCTGTAGTTCTAGGTCGTACTCTTCGTGAGTTATTTCACCAGCACGTAGCTTACATTTCCGCGCGACTCTCCTAACTTCCAGATCGAGCGGGAGAACGCCCGCCACGACGGAGAGGCAATTGGTCGACGCAGTCCTGTAGCTACTCGTTATTGCGCGGAGAGGCTCTCTTTGCATACTCCCGAGGGCTGCAATGCCTTTCTTTAGGGTACACCCTCCTTCGGCCCAGATTTCGGCCACGTACGTGATACGGGGAAGGAATACCGCTTCGTAGATAAATCTGGCTTTCGCTCGGCCCATGCCCCAATTTGCAGATGTCATCTGTCTTAGTCTTCGGTACATACCCTCCGATTTGTCTTTCAGGGACAGCACATGGTCCCAGAAACTCTCGCTGGGATCTAGAGTTACACCCAGGTATTTTGCTGTTGCCTCAGCCACAATTCTGGGGTCATTTTCGCCGGAGCCGAAACCGATTGAATATCCAGGCTTTAAACCTCCTTTCAGGCTAAGCAGCTGACTCTTGGTTGGAGAAAACTGTAGCTCATATGCCTCTGCCCATTGTTTGAGGCTgtcaatgtatttttcaattctaTTATGTGCGGTTTGGGGCCTCGCCGCTGCTACCGAGAGGGCAATATCATCCGCATACAACACTATGTTTGCTGTATTGTTCAGCTGTATGTTGCTTATGTCTGTCATTGCAACCTTCCAGAGTGTGGGGCCCAACTGCGACCCTTGGGGGCAGCCCCTCTCAAGCGACTTCGAGTATGACttaagtagtatatatttgtatgttcacagccagcttttccacggtaaaaagagcactcagatttaccgtgtaacacatttcacactgattgttagtaaattttacctcgaaaaaatgtactgtatttcatttttactcatgttggttacactgattttttttaataatgataaaaacattatttattatttacaataattttaagttataagctgattgctgattatttttttcatattcagttaCTAATGATCCATCGTTGACTCAAGTCGTGtctcatttttctttattttctcaaagttttattaaattgtataagttatttaatttcttcaaaaatgaatttttaaaaatgcgcAAACGATATCCAGTCATTGGTCGATCAAATACGATTCAATTCAACGCCAGCGTATCCAGAATTCTCTGCATTTGTATCTAGGTTACgatcttttaaaagttttcctTCAAATACCGGCCAGAATAAGTACAAGCTCTCAGAATGTGGATTTTACTATATCAATCTCGATGACGCAGTTCCAGTGGCGTAcacacgggggggggggggggtgttcaaaccccccccccccccccccccccctttagtattttttcagtttacgtaattacgtaaaaatgatgaaaatttaaaaaaaaaattaatagtactaataaaaattaatacaaaattaaattaagagaaTTTTAGTGTTACCGTCACAATCgagtttcgattaaaaatgtacGGCGAGAAGACCGTCGTCACCGAAGTTATTATTAGATATGggatattacaaattatactccattatattataacttatgagcAACCCagtttgttgttataatatattgtagatattattgatatcttgttacaaattaatgaaattattgggAAATTTGTTCAAACACAAACATGAGGGTCGACAATCGTAGAATATTTAAAGATCTGTGTAATCCGATATAATATGCCTTAATAGCTATCGCAGTATCgctaatactatagtatagaaTCTATTTCTCAATTTTCAATCAAATTCCTGACGCTTTGAACGTTTAGTAAATTGTACttactgtttaaatattttataaaacaataaaaatgaaaagaatAAACGAATATTTTTCTACTAATACGAATAAAAGAAGTCCCGTGCCTGCTATTCCAATAGCAGAAGAAGAATCATCACTAATTTGTGATACAATTAACTCGGAGGAAccaggtaaatatttaatacattatattatcaacctaggacctaggtacaaaaaaaatgattaatatggtaaaaataaatttctcttttattgaattgtatataatatattattatatacatattgtatgtaCGCGTGTAGCGTTGTagttatactaaataattaccTGTAGGTAATAGgacaggtatatatttttaattaataatcgagtattgtaaaaatatttttaatttcacctTAAGTCATTGCTAATGAGCCGATTacttattatgtacaaaataattactaaataggtACATCGTCCTCAAATGTTGTTATGTCCCGAGTTAATGATGTTGGTATGTTTATAAAAGTGGATCGCAACTTAACTGATAATGAAAAACATatagtaagttattaatttattttatgatttttatgttataataaattgtatattgtgaattttattactgtCCATTTTCTAGGTTCTCACAAATGCATGGATTCCGCCTGTTTCTTACTCGTTTCCTATACTAGAGCCTAATAAAGAACGAAAATTAAAGTTTCAACACCACTGGTTAACTTCATACAGCTGGTTACTGTATTCCGAAATAAAATCTGGTGCATTTTGTCGATTTTGCGTGGTTTTTGCTAAATGTGGTGGTGTGGGAAATCAAAAACTAGGTTTTTTGTCCTCTGAACCATTTAACAATTGGAAAAAGGCTAAagaagtaattttattaattattttaaatttaattttaatattacaaacaactcataataatataatgtatttatacatattattatatttaattttttataaaaggtttttaataaacattcattgtTGGAATACCATAAAACTGCTGCTTTGAAAGCTGATagttttttaagtgttttttctaaaaaacaaaaatcaattgttGATGCTTTGGATGATGATAGGTAAAATATATCTAAGTAtactaataacatattataattacatgtaaatataataggtaacaggtatcattattatttattttacaggtCAAAacagataattaataatagaaaaaggCTTTTACCAATCGTAGAATGCATAATTTTATGTGGCAAACAAGAAATTGCTCTACGGGGACATAGGGATTTTGGCCCAATTGACTTTACatgtaaattaatgattttatattttttaaatgatttgtttattaatttatttttatttttttaatataaattatatagcagCGTCAGCTAAAAATGAAGGTAATTTCcgagaaattttaaaatataaagtaaaagaCGACGATTGTATTAGATCATTCCTTGAATCAGATTcacgtaataaatatttaagcccTAGgatacaaaatgaaataatagcTATATGTGgtgatgtattattaaaaaaaattgttgaaaaaatcaATGCATCCAAATGTTTCTCAGTCTTGGCTGATGAAACAACAGACATTTCAGTTACAGAACAACTAACAATATGTGTAAGATACTTAAGTGGAACGGGGAATGATGTACAAATCAATGAAGATTTTATCATGTTTGTTGAGATTCATAGTTTAACAGGAGTTGATTTAGCATCTGCAATTCTAaatggtaattaaaaataaatattattattttaaataatagttattaaatagtttttcaggTCTCAATGTTAGTGGTATTAACTGTGATTTTTTGTATGGCCAAGGGTATGATGGTGCTGCAAATATGTCCGGGCAATTTAAAGGAGTAAAATCTATTATTCAAGCAAAGTATCCTAAGGCATTGTACGTGCACTGTGTTGCCCATTCCTTAAACTTAGCAGTATCCTCTGCGTGTGATTTACAACCAATTCGAATTTGCCTTGGGGtcattgaaaaattgtattgtttttttaatacaccTAAACGCAAAAATGCACTTTTTGAGGCTATTAGTAATAGTGATTTGATACCAagcataaaatcattaaaacgaTTATGTGCAACCAGATGGATTCAAAGGTATGATGCCGTTAATGATTTTGTTCAGTTATTTCCATACGTTGTAGTTTCATTAGAAACTATGTCAAGTTGGAAAGATGTAACTGCAGTTGAAGCCAATATGTTAAGAAATGCAATGGACTCAGAATTTCTTATATCAGTACAAATTATAAAGGTAcctaattcaatatattaaatcatgtagttgagttaaaaattaaatgtttatttgttttttaaaaggttttattttcatatggGCTGCCATTGTGCAAACAACTACAAAGCAAAGACATTGATTTAAAAGAAATGGTTGGTTTAGCAGAAGATAATGTTAATGCTCTTAAACAACTAAGAACTAATATTGAacctgaatttaaaaaaatatttgatgaggCTCAAGTAActaacattaatgattaatatatattatgcttatacaatattttaattaattaaaatcactaCCTAGTTTGCttcttaatatcatatttataaatacagtaaagattatttaaattatttcttttaatttagaaaatggCTGAAGTTCTAGATTTTCAAATTGTAGTAAAAAGAATAAACAAAAGGCAAATAAACCGTGCTAATCCATCATTATCATCCGAAGAACCAGAAGATTATTTTAGAGTTACTATTTGTATTCCTTATATTGAATCATTCATAAATCAACTAGAGCTCAGATTCTTAGagcaccataatatttttaaaggttaGTTCCcaataacataaatttatattaatatattatttttaaaacctccgttatttaggtttttattgtttatttgacaACAACGAAGATTCTAATGAAGCTGATTTTGAATCTCTCGTTTCATTCTACTTGACTCATCATGATTTGTCTACCACTCTTGGTGAACTTAAAATGTGGAAGTTAAAACCGTGATCTTCCCAAATAttcatgttattaaaaattctatgCACACTGCCGGTATCAACAGCTACTCCAGAGAGaaagttttcaaatttaaaaagagtaaaatcTTACTTGAGAAATACTATGAAAGAGGTAAACAGTTTTTTATCATACATATttgtaatcattatttattacattttatactgaaaaataattatttacacagGACAGATTAAATGGATTGACCGTGTTGTCGGTATAccgaaatataaatttaactccTGAAGACGTCATTGATGAGTTGGGACAAAAACCCAGGAAAATAGACAttgttttataatgaaaataaatattagttaaacgacattattttgatttatcaatgtataatatatatatatatatatgtatataatttttaatatgtaagcccccccccccattgaaaaTAGCTGTGTACGCCACTGCGCAGTTCAATGTCATTGGTGTGGAGTAATTCTACCTAGTTTTGAAATcgatgataattgttttatagaacatacccgattctcaccaaaatgtttatatgtattattaatgaaaggtaatcagtttgttcaaaaagtcttaagtaaatattgtaaaaccgaagttatttgtaattgtgaaaccGGTTAGTACGACACCAtttgttaaatcatgttttttttatataatatactgtttataatatttgctgtattgaataaaaaaaaaaaataaaaaaaaattgaatgttttatcttaaatgttttattattcgatttaatatcTCGTGGACGTATAGCCTAGCGGGttagtgcgtatataataatttaaaatgtttttcaggtATCAGGTTAGTAAGTATATGTAAATTCCCTCTCTAGTATGCACTAATTGGCTATCTGtacgttcacattttttgcatttttttttttatccgagtttttagtatataatatgactgcaaaggaaaaaactaacagtccaatgtataactcctaacagttatatcctactttttattgtgtacttttttagcaaaaaaaaaacttcattatgAGTCCACCAATAATTGTCTGTAAGTCTACATTCGACATCCGAGCTTTTAATAAGAAAAGTATTACAGTaggattactaattaataagcagatttcaattattttattattagaatgtaaactttcaaagaaaattattacattaagtttagAAGAATGGTTCACACTgatgtctgaatctaattacaattcaattattaataacctaaatACCAGGGTGAGGCGTGTAAAGATTACCGATtccttttcatattcaattaatgtcAAACAGAGTTCAATTACCCTACATCTAAACGAGGAATATATTACCTTGACACACGTAGATTTGTACCGGCTTCGTCAATTAcagaatttgattgatttgtatGTGGTAGACAAGCAAAAACGTTtagcaaattatcaaattactttcaacactgcatatgacctaattaaaaatgatgcCCGTGGTCTGCCATCCACTTGCCAAAGGAACGAATTTACcaaccaatatattcaaaactatgattttaattattataatcatttacagaacgatgacacatcatttttataagaaatattacaatttcattttagcACATTGTCCGATATGATTTTACaagatctaataatataaaatatataaatatgtttaataattatttatttaaaaaataaaaacttgctttttttcttaaatt
This genomic window from Metopolophium dirhodum isolate CAU chromosome 1, ASM1992520v1, whole genome shotgun sequence contains:
- the LOC132932900 gene encoding zinc finger MYM-type protein 1-like; the protein is MKRINEYFSTNTNKRSPVPAIPIAEEESSLICDTINSEEPGTSSSNVVMSRVNDVGMFIKVDRNLTDNEKHIVLTNAWIPPVSYSFPILEPNKERKLKFQHHWLTSYSWLLYSEIKSGAFCRFCVVFAKCGGVGNQKLGFLSSEPFNNWKKAKEVFNKHSLLEYHKTAALKADSFLSVFSKKQKSIVDALDDDRSKQIINNRKRLLPIVECIILCGKQEIALRGHRDFGPIDFTSASAKNEGNFREILKYKVKDDDCIRSFLESDSRNKYLSPRIQNEIIAICGDVLLKKIVEKINASKCFSVLADETTDISVTEQLTICVRYLSGTGNDVQINEDFIMFVEIHSLTGVDLASAILNGLNVSGINCDFLYGQGYDGAANMSGQFKGVKSIIQAKYPKALYVHCVAHSLNLAVSSACDLQPIRICLGVIEKLYCFFNTPKRKNALFEAISNSDLIPSIKSLKRLCATRWIQRYDAVNDFVQLFPYVVVSLETMSSWKDVTAVEANMLRNAMDSEFLISVQIIKVLFSYGLPLCKQLQSKDIDLKEMVGLAEDNVNALKQLRTNIEPEFKKIFDEAQKMAEVLDFQIVVKRINKRQINRANPSLSSEEPEDYFRVTICIPYIESFINQLELRFLEHHNIFKGFYCLFDNNEDSNEADFESLVSFYLTHHDLSTTLGELKMWKLKP